The Antennarius striatus isolate MH-2024 chromosome 23, ASM4005453v1, whole genome shotgun sequence genome has a segment encoding these proteins:
- the si:dkey-19b23.7 gene encoding uncharacterized protein si:dkey-19b23.7 encodes MSSKREKEQRRKLQHFLSDLALLGSLQGFKYFQPWLRGKEEVLLTVVNEDLGWRSPGFAVSRASSYSSTSSCNSSDVSPSSSSPSLDSRSSSPLPGEPIGARDPPVHTVTKVQPKTTRSPSSEEHLLPASPSEREIAVPEVNCTLFLLAGYVKYGRPYAWIRSNHERLVNIGGTDSMVKDTPMKLKSISDWQTRGIRVWDVVSELVCLCTVPSPSNPFALDMRYIQNLPLPDRFLVTGALLNFLEMYVVYGNRDELHYDKVVEEVKPLRRLHVQSLMELQRRRENAGPTAAPDSSGDE; translated from the exons ATGAGCAGT AAAAGGGaaaaggagcagaggaggaaactGCAGCACTTCCTGAGTGACCTGGCACTGCTGGGGTCATTGCAG GGCTTCAAATATTTCCAACCTTGGTTGAGAGGCAAAGAGGAGGTGCTGCTGACGGTGGTCAACGAGGATCTG GGATGGCGTTCCCCGGGTTTTGCCGTCTCCAGAGCCTCGTCCTActcctccaccagcagctgcaACAGCAGCGATGTCtcccccagcagcagctcccCCAGCCTGGATAGCCGGAGCAGCTCCCCCCTACCCGGGGAGCCCATTGGTGCCCGAGACCCTCCGGTGCACACGGTCACTAAGGTGCAGCCAAAAACTACCAG GAGCCCCAGCAGTGAGGAGCATCTCCTCCCAGCCTCTCCCAGTGAAAGAGAGATCGCAGTGCCG gaagtgaactgcACGCTCTTTTTACTCGCCGGCTACGTCAAATACGGGCGTCCCTACGCCTGGATTCGCTCCAATCACGAGCGCCTGGTGAACATCGGAGGCACGGATTCGATGGTGAAGGACACCCCCATGAAGCTCAAGTCCATCTCGGACTGGCAGACCAGAG GTATTCGTGTGTGGGACGTTGTGAGCgagctggtgtgtttgtgcaccgTTCCCTCCCCCTCCAACCCCTTCGCCCTGGACATGCGTTACATCCAAAACCTTCCCCTCCCCGACCGGTTCCTGGTCACCGGCGCCCTCCTCAACTTCCTGGAGATGTACGTGGTGTACGGGAACCGGGATGAGCTGCACTACGATAAAG TGGTGGAAGAAGTGAAACCTCTGAGGCGTCTTCACGTCCAGtcgctgatggagctgcagcgACGCAGAGAGAACGCCGGACCGACGGCGGCTCCGGATTCGTCCGGAGATGAGTGA
- the si:dkey-19b23.8 gene encoding low density lipoprotein receptor adapter protein 1, whose amino-acid sequence MKLWPDQIRGSSCAPERWKVSEDDHPTPSLKIPPQPSLKRVMSLSTFHLMQTLKNSPAALRRRFRRDRTESLSHGDPLFKVHYLGTEKIFSLEREQAQDAINHLLDGIANGKKLSKDHALVVRPRYVEVKELSTGRQLTKTYLQDIAYCAADARRPNVFLYICKHQGQQLQCRVFWCSRAERAKDMTACLARSFQRALSDWQQDGSATLQPGDARGQRGDDSPNAPTIAKSATLPASLGKARWRKRGSVSHSPIRTLSRRGSNSWN is encoded by the exons ATGAAACTGTGGCCag ATCAAATCCGTGGAAGCAGCTGCGCTCCAGAACGCTGGAAGGTCTCTGAAGACGACCATCCGACCCCCTCCCTGAAGATCCCTCCCCAACCCAGCTTGAAGCGCGTCATGTCCCTCAGCACCTTCCACCTCATGCAGACCTTGAAGAACTCGCCGGCGGCGTTGCGGCGCCGGTTCCGCCGCGACCGAACGGAGTCTCTGTCCCACGGCGACCCCCTGTTCAAGGTCCACTACCTGGGGACGGAGAAGATCTTCTCCCTGGAGCGCGAGCAGGCGCAGGACGCCATCAACCACCTGCTGGACGGCATCGCCAACGGGAAGAAGCTGAGCAAGGACCACGCCCTGGTGGTGCGCCCGCGGTACGTGGAGGTGAAGGAGCTGAGCACGGGCCGCCAGCTCACCAAGACCTACCTGCAGGACATCGCCTACTGCGCGGCCGACGCCCGGCGGCCCAACGTCTTCCTgtacatctgcaaacatcaggGCCAGCAGCTGCAGTGCCGCGTGTTCTGGTGCAGCCGGGCGGAGCGCGCCAAAGACATGACGGCGTGTCTGGCGCGTTCGTTCCAGCGGGCGCTGAGCGACTGGCAGCAGGACGGCTCGGCCACGCTGCAGCCGGGCGACGCCAGGGGGCAACGGGGCGACGACTCGCCCAACGCTCCCACCATCGCCAAGAGCGCCACGCTGCCAGCTAGCCTCGGGAAAG CTCGCTGGAGGAAGAGGGGCTCGGTGTCTCACAGCCCCATCAGGACGCTGAGCAGAAGAGGATCCAACAGCTGGAACTGA